The Natronosporangium hydrolyticum nucleotide sequence GCGCAGCTGGCCCGGCACTTTCGGGCGGCCGGGGAGACCGCCCGGTGGGCCCACTTCGCCGAACTCGCCGCCGGCCGGTCCATCGACTCCGGCGACCACTCCGGCGCGGTCGAGCTACTCATCGAGCTGCTGCGCCGCGCCCCCCTGCCGCCGGCCGACCGGTCCCGAATCGCCGCCACGGCGGCCTCGGCGACGCTGGCCCGCCGGGAGCCGGTCGACGAGCTGCACCACGAGCTGGTGCGAACGCTGCGCGCCACACTCGACTCCCCCGACCTCACCCCGCAGCAGCAGGCGGAGATTCGCAACCCGCTCGGCCGGCTGCTGATCAACCAGGGGGAAGCCGAGGCGGCGCTGTCTGAGCTGGCGCAGGCGGTGACCTACCTCGACCGCGACCCGATGGAGGCGGCCCGCGCGATGACCCTGCTCGGATGGGCGTACGCGGGGCCGTGGCCAGCCAGCACCCACCTGCGCTGGTTGCACCGCGCCGCCGAGCTGCTGCCCCGGCTGCGCACGACCGCCGAACGCCGGTCGCTGGCGGGCAACCGGGCGGCGGCGCTGCTGATGCTCGGCGAACAGGAGGCGTGGCAGGTGATCGCCGACCTGCCCACCGACGCGGCGACTTCGGTCGAGCGGCACGACGTGTGCCGGATCAACACGAATATCGCCACCGGCGCGTTGATCTGGGGCCGGTACCGGGAGGCGCGGGAACGCCTGACCGCCGCGCTCGCCCTGGCCGACGCCGAAGACCTGGTCCGACTGCGTTACAACATCCTGCTGGAGCTGGCCAATCTGGACTGGTTCACCGGCCACTGGGACGGGCTGGCGCGGCGGGCATCCGAGCTGGCACAGGCCGACCGGGACCGGCCGAGCACCTCGTTGGCGGCGGCCCGACTCGCTGGCCGGCTCGCGGCCGCGGCGGGCCAGTGGCGCACCGCCGAGCAGCGCTTCCAGGAGGTCCTAGCGGAGGCGAACCGCCACGGCGCAGTCCACGACACGGTCGAGCCCGCCGCGGCGCTCGCCCGGTTGCGGCTCGCCGAAGGGCAGGTCGACCGGGCGTTGCGGATCACCGACGAGCCGATCCGGGCGGTCGCCACGAAGCGGACCTGGCTCTGGGCGGTGGATATCGCACCAACCCGGGTGACCGCCCTGCTAGCCGCCGGAGACGTCGATGCGGCGACCCGGCTGGTGCGGCAGTTCGCCCGCGGACTGCACAAGCGGGATGCTCCCGGCCCCCGCGCGGCGCTGGCGGTGTGCCGGGCTGCGCTCGCCGCCGCCACCGGCGAGCACGCCCGGGCCGTGGCCGGATTCGCCCGGGCGGCCCGGGCATGGGAGGCCCTTCCCCGCCCGTACGAGGCGCTGCTTACCCGGGAGCGGCAGGCCGAGGCGCTGTTCGCCGGCGGCCACCCGGAGTCGGGCCGCGAACTGCTCTCTCAGGTCTACGAGCGGCTGTCCACGCTGGGCGCGCGTGGGGACTCCGACCGGGTGGCCCAGCGGCTGCGGGAGCACGGCGCGGTAGTGCCACGGCTGTGGCGGGGCGGCCGCAAAGGGTACGGAGACCGGCTCTCACCCCGGGAGCTGGAGGTGGTTCGGCTGGTGGTCGCGGGCAAGACCAACCGGGAGATCGGCCGGATCCTGGTCAAGTCACCGGCCACGGTTGACCAGCAGCTTCGTTCGGCCATGCGGAAGCTCGGAGTGTCGTCCCGGACCGCGTTGGCGGTCAGCGCGGTGGCGGCGGGGGTGTTCGCCGAGGAGGGCGACGCAGAGTCCACCGCGTAGTCGCCGCACGTTGAATAACGCATCCGCTGGATAGCGACGACCGCACCGGTGGCAGGAGCATGAGCTGCCATGAAGGTTGTCTGCTGGCCATCCGATGTGTAGCGAACCGGGCGCTCCCGGCGACGAGCCGCCCACCGAAGACGAGGAACCCCGCCCACGTCCCTCCCCCCGGGATCCCTACCAACCTGCCTAGCCGCCCAGTCACCTGGCCGCGTAGCCCGGCACAGTCGCGGCGGTCGCG carries:
- a CDS encoding helix-turn-helix transcriptional regulator — protein: MAERLATADDPPTLAAPSFVGRGREVAALSDALARPPAVVLVEGEPGIGKSRLLDEVLTATATRSTTLMAVSPPLRHSLTLGPVVDALRQATVQIKGLELSALAGALRPLFPEWSQTLPPPPEPLPDAGAAQHRLFRALAELVDALGVELVVLEDAHWADDVTLEFLLFLAARQPAGAPSLLVSYRPEELTDQSLLLRLSSRLPAGSTQLRMALAPLDQPATAALVSSMLDSEPISDEFARYLHERTAGVPLVLEESVRLLHDRADLVLRDGQWVRLSVHELQVPPTVRDSTRERVGRLSSVAQQVLRAAAVVSEPAAESVLAATAGLATRSCQAGIVAAAASGLLAETDPGRWRFRHRLAASAVYESIPSAERSALHLRAGRALERHQPPPVAQLARHFRAAGETARWAHFAELAAGRSIDSGDHSGAVELLIELLRRAPLPPADRSRIAATAASATLARREPVDELHHELVRTLRATLDSPDLTPQQQAEIRNPLGRLLINQGEAEAALSELAQAVTYLDRDPMEAARAMTLLGWAYAGPWPASTHLRWLHRAAELLPRLRTTAERRSLAGNRAAALLMLGEQEAWQVIADLPTDAATSVERHDVCRINTNIATGALIWGRYREARERLTAALALADAEDLVRLRYNILLELANLDWFTGHWDGLARRASELAQADRDRPSTSLAAARLAGRLAAAAGQWRTAEQRFQEVLAEANRHGAVHDTVEPAAALARLRLAEGQVDRALRITDEPIRAVATKRTWLWAVDIAPTRVTALLAAGDVDAATRLVRQFARGLHKRDAPGPRAALAVCRAALAAATGEHARAVAGFARAARAWEALPRPYEALLTRERQAEALFAGGHPESGRELLSQVYERLSTLGARGDSDRVAQRLREHGAVVPRLWRGGRKGYGDRLSPRELEVVRLVVAGKTNREIGRILVKSPATVDQQLRSAMRKLGVSSRTALAVSAVAAGVFAEEGDAESTA